The following are from one region of the Phycisphaeraceae bacterium genome:
- a CDS encoding DUF3578 domain-containing protein, translated as MNSGTPQSTDSTLWASIASLLEMYPSRTGPAARKESAEWGLAERIRDSLDEFARERVPSEHWSTNASVGMGRWALVPWAAVFDDRVTEGASRGVYVVLNLICEGTPGVRVGIGLASDEHKWNSARLQETAKGVLERFSSESRDALRRAGLVEPGGSDASESQGVRSGRTGPWSDGMVFQAFVPLGEIAQRRQDLDAMLETSLREYKRWADSRVVAEPHAASGLENRESARWWVISAGRNGKYWPVFRERGIVSIDWGMGDLAQFPDKEAIYDKLVSKRSSSTKPTNAALALYQFSREISVGDIIIAKQGTSRFFGIGVVTSDYRYDPNTKNHPYVRDVDWVHLGSWSSGELRVPVKTLTEVTRYRRFRAFIESVLGKDSHEGPLDENLTEDIEIAEPFELDDALSDLFLDRNEILQILARLRRKKNLILTGPPGVGKSYAARRLAWLLIGEQSAERVQTVQFHQSYSYEDFVQGIRPNAIARGRSGFRVRNGPFYEFCRRAEADPSRAYVLLIDEINRGNLSRILGELLMLIEHDKRGPDHAIPLTYSEDLADTFSVPENLHIIGMMNTADRSLSIVDYALRRRFAFVRLRPLFDSPRFADSLRLAGASDGLIRRIIERMTELNRDIAADTANLGPGYEIGHSFFCADRDADDEWFGDVIESEIKPLLEEYWWEDPQKASDLVERLRR; from the coding sequence ATGAATTCCGGCACACCTCAGTCCACCGACTCCACCCTCTGGGCTTCGATCGCTTCTCTTCTCGAGATGTATCCGTCGCGCACTGGCCCGGCTGCGCGGAAGGAATCCGCTGAATGGGGTCTTGCCGAGCGAATCCGGGATTCACTCGATGAGTTCGCGCGAGAGCGAGTGCCCTCGGAGCACTGGAGCACCAACGCATCCGTGGGCATGGGTCGCTGGGCGCTTGTGCCTTGGGCGGCTGTATTCGACGATCGCGTGACCGAGGGCGCATCTCGTGGGGTGTATGTCGTCCTCAATCTGATCTGCGAGGGGACACCCGGCGTGCGTGTCGGGATCGGTCTCGCCTCCGACGAGCACAAGTGGAACAGCGCGCGGCTCCAAGAGACCGCGAAGGGCGTGCTTGAACGGTTCTCATCGGAATCGAGGGATGCACTCCGCCGAGCGGGGCTCGTCGAGCCTGGCGGATCTGATGCATCGGAATCACAGGGCGTCCGCTCGGGGCGAACGGGGCCGTGGAGCGACGGGATGGTGTTCCAGGCGTTTGTGCCCCTCGGAGAGATCGCGCAACGCCGCCAGGACCTCGACGCCATGCTTGAGACTTCGCTGCGCGAGTACAAACGGTGGGCGGACTCTCGCGTCGTCGCCGAGCCGCACGCGGCGTCTGGGCTAGAGAACAGGGAGTCCGCGCGGTGGTGGGTGATCAGCGCGGGGCGGAACGGGAAGTACTGGCCCGTCTTTCGCGAGCGCGGGATCGTTTCGATCGACTGGGGGATGGGGGACCTCGCGCAGTTCCCGGACAAGGAGGCGATCTACGACAAGCTCGTGAGTAAACGCAGTTCCAGCACGAAGCCGACGAACGCAGCGCTTGCGCTGTACCAGTTCTCGAGAGAGATCAGCGTCGGGGACATCATCATCGCCAAGCAAGGGACATCACGGTTCTTCGGGATCGGAGTGGTGACCTCTGACTACCGCTATGACCCGAACACAAAGAATCATCCGTATGTCCGCGATGTCGACTGGGTGCATCTCGGAAGCTGGTCTTCAGGGGAGCTCCGTGTCCCTGTCAAGACGCTCACTGAGGTTACGCGGTACCGCAGGTTTCGCGCCTTCATCGAATCCGTTCTGGGCAAAGACTCACACGAAGGTCCGCTTGATGAGAATCTCACTGAGGATATCGAGATCGCGGAGCCCTTCGAGCTCGATGACGCCCTAAGCGATCTCTTCCTCGATCGCAACGAGATCCTTCAGATCCTGGCTCGTCTTCGCAGGAAGAAGAACCTCATCCTCACCGGCCCGCCCGGGGTTGGGAAGTCGTACGCGGCGCGGCGACTTGCGTGGCTGCTGATCGGCGAGCAGAGCGCCGAGCGCGTCCAGACCGTGCAGTTCCATCAGTCGTACTCGTACGAGGATTTCGTGCAGGGCATCAGGCCCAACGCCATCGCTCGCGGCAGGTCAGGGTTCCGCGTGCGCAATGGGCCGTTCTATGAGTTCTGCCGCCGAGCGGAGGCCGATCCGAGCAGGGCGTATGTGCTCCTGATCGACGAGATCAACCGCGGGAACCTGAGCCGCATCCTCGGGGAGCTGCTCATGCTGATCGAGCACGACAAACGCGGGCCGGACCACGCTATCCCCCTGACCTATTCCGAGGATCTCGCGGACACGTTCAGCGTTCCGGAGAACCTCCACATCATCGGCATGATGAACACTGCCGATCGCTCGCTCTCGATCGTCGACTACGCGCTCCGCCGGAGGTTCGCGTTCGTGCGGCTCCGTCCTCTGTTCGATTCGCCGCGGTTCGCCGATTCGCTCCGGCTCGCCGGCGCGAGCGACGGGCTGATTCGACGGATCATCGAACGCATGACCGAGTTGAACCGCGACATCGCCGCGGACACCGCGAACCTCGGCCCCGGCTACGAGATCGGTCACAGCTTCTTCTGCGCCGACCGCGACGCGGACGATGAGTGGTTCGGGGATGTCATCGAGAGCGAGATCAAGCCCCTTCTCGAGGAGTACTGGTGGGAGGACCCGCAGAAGGCCTCTGATCTCGTCGAGAGACTGCGTCGGTGA